In one Chryseobacterium camelliae genomic region, the following are encoded:
- the argC gene encoding N-acetyl-gamma-glutamyl-phosphate reductase, giving the protein MVNQKEIKTVGIIGANGYTGSELVRLLAFHPHVSLSFLYSRSNSGTKISDLYPDLTTICEMVLTDEPEEVDILFLCLPHKESQNWLTHHAVKDETLVIDLGNDFRLDGNFGNRNFIYGLPEINKKQLSEAKSIANPGCFATAIQLALFPLAQKGLLNEVYTTGITGSTGAGQSLQATTHFTWRNDNISAYKTLTHQHVDEILQQLVSFNNNEISLNFVPWRGDFARGIFTSSTVKTDVELSDIEQLLRDFYADEPFVEVSEKAIDLKQVVNTNRCVIQIEKNGNVVVVHSAIDNLLKGASGQAVQNMNIAMGWEENVGLNLKPLAF; this is encoded by the coding sequence ATGGTTAATCAAAAAGAAATAAAAACAGTAGGAATTATCGGCGCCAACGGTTATACGGGAAGCGAATTGGTTCGTCTGCTGGCTTTTCATCCTCATGTGTCTTTGAGTTTTTTATATAGTCGTTCGAATTCGGGGACAAAGATTTCAGATTTGTACCCGGATTTAACGACAATTTGTGAAATGGTTTTAACGGATGAACCTGAAGAGGTAGATATTTTGTTTCTGTGTCTTCCTCACAAAGAAAGCCAGAATTGGCTGACTCATCATGCTGTAAAAGATGAGACGTTGGTGATCGATCTAGGAAATGATTTTCGTTTAGATGGAAATTTCGGAAACAGAAATTTCATCTACGGATTGCCGGAAATCAACAAAAAACAACTTTCAGAAGCAAAAAGTATTGCGAATCCGGGATGTTTTGCAACAGCGATTCAACTGGCTTTATTCCCTTTAGCTCAAAAAGGTTTGTTGAATGAGGTCTACACAACGGGAATTACGGGTTCAACAGGCGCAGGTCAGTCTTTGCAGGCAACGACGCATTTTACCTGGAGGAATGATAATATTTCAGCGTATAAAACTTTGACGCATCAACATGTAGATGAGATTTTGCAGCAGTTGGTGTCTTTTAATAATAATGAAATCAGTCTGAATTTTGTTCCATGGAGAGGGGATTTTGCGAGAGGGATTTTTACGAGTTCCACAGTGAAAACAGATGTAGAACTTTCAGATATCGAGCAATTGCTTAGGGATTTTTATGCAGATGAACCTTTTGTAGAGGTTAGCGAAAAAGCAATTGACTTAAAACAAGTTGTCAATACGAATCGCTGTGTGATACAGATTGAAAAGAATGGAAATGTAGTGGTTGTTCACTCAGCGATTGACAATTTGTTAAAAGGAGCTTCCGGACAGGCTGTCCAAAATATGAATATTGCCATGGGTTGGGAAGAGAATGTAGGATTAAACTTAAAACCGCTAGCGTTTTAA
- a CDS encoding aspartate aminotransferase family protein has product MNLFNVYPLFNINPVKAQGSFLWDDKGEKYLDFYGGHAVISIGHNHPHYQNQLKQQLDKISFYSNSVQNELQTELAEKLGKLSGLEDYSLFLCNSGAEANENALKLASFHNGKKKVLYFSGSFHGRTSAAVSVTDNPKIVAPVNYDERFIKSEWNNIEQLEQIFEKQGSEISSVIIEGIQGVGGIMIPTVEFLTKIKELCEKHDVVLILDEVQSGYGRSGYFFAYQEFGIEADIITIAKGMGNGFPIGGVLIHPKFKASNGLLGTTFGGNHLACVAAIAVLDVMKDENLIENAQKMGEYIENEIKDFQHIKTIRRKGLMMGIELDRDCSEVRNNLLYHHRIFTGNSNDKAVLRILPALNIKKEETDVFISALKTVLENL; this is encoded by the coding sequence ATGAATTTATTCAACGTATATCCATTATTCAACATTAATCCAGTTAAAGCTCAGGGATCATTTCTTTGGGACGATAAAGGAGAAAAATATCTTGATTTTTACGGAGGTCACGCTGTGATTTCTATCGGCCACAACCATCCGCATTATCAAAACCAATTAAAACAGCAGTTAGATAAAATTTCTTTTTATTCAAACTCTGTTCAGAATGAATTACAAACTGAACTGGCTGAAAAATTAGGAAAACTGTCAGGTTTGGAAGACTACAGTCTGTTTTTGTGTAATTCGGGAGCTGAAGCGAATGAAAATGCTTTAAAACTGGCTTCTTTTCATAACGGAAAAAAAAAGGTGCTTTATTTTTCAGGTTCATTTCACGGAAGAACCTCGGCAGCGGTTTCAGTGACGGATAATCCGAAAATTGTTGCTCCGGTAAACTATGATGAAAGATTTATTAAGTCTGAATGGAATAATATCGAACAACTTGAACAAATTTTCGAAAAACAAGGAAGTGAAATTTCCTCCGTAATTATAGAAGGAATTCAGGGAGTTGGAGGAATTATGATTCCGACGGTTGAATTTTTAACTAAAATCAAAGAATTATGTGAAAAACATGATGTGGTTTTGATTTTAGATGAAGTTCAGTCAGGATACGGAAGAAGCGGATATTTCTTCGCATATCAGGAATTCGGAATTGAAGCTGATATCATTACAATCGCAAAGGGAATGGGGAATGGTTTCCCTATCGGCGGGGTTTTGATTCATCCTAAATTTAAAGCAAGCAACGGTTTGCTGGGAACGACGTTTGGAGGAAATCATTTGGCTTGTGTAGCTGCGATTGCTGTATTAGATGTAATGAAAGATGAAAATCTCATCGAAAATGCTCAGAAAATGGGCGAGTATATTGAGAACGAAATTAAAGATTTTCAACATATTAAAACCATCCGAAGGAAAGGATTGATGATGGGGATTGAACTTGACAGGGATTGCTCCGAAGTGAGAAATAACCTGTTGTACCATCATCGTATTTTCACAGGAAATTCTAATGATAAGGCTGTGTTGAGGATTCTTCCGGCGCTTAACATTAAAAAAGAAGAAACTGATGTATTCATCAGTGCTTTAAAAACTGTTTTAGAAAATCTTTAA
- a CDS encoding N-acetylornithine carbamoyltransferase → MKKFISVSDIENLQEIIKKALQIKENPLSETEKGKGKTIGLVFLNSSLRTRLSSQIAAQNLGLNVLTLNAAQEAWNLEFADGAVMNGDTVEHIKDAIEVLNQYCDIIAVRCFAGLKSKEDDVNESILSQFEQHAKVPVISLESATRHPLQSLADCITITENWKEEHKPKVVLTWAPHIKPIAHAVGNSFAEWMQEMDVDFVITNPEGYDLDKNFTKNVKVIHDQDEALKDADFIYVKNWSSFDDYAAMPEVKESWMLTNEKLEHTNQAKVMHCLPVRRNVELSDEVMDGENSIIYQQAKNRIFSAQAVFSEILDELNSK, encoded by the coding sequence ATGAAAAAATTCATCTCAGTAAGTGATATTGAAAACTTACAGGAAATTATAAAAAAAGCGTTACAAATTAAAGAAAATCCTCTTTCGGAAACCGAAAAAGGAAAAGGAAAAACCATCGGACTTGTCTTTTTAAATTCAAGTTTAAGAACCCGTTTAAGCAGCCAGATTGCAGCACAGAATTTAGGATTGAATGTTCTGACATTAAATGCTGCTCAGGAAGCATGGAACTTAGAATTTGCAGACGGAGCAGTGATGAACGGTGATACGGTTGAACATATCAAAGATGCTATTGAAGTATTAAACCAATATTGTGATATCATCGCAGTTCGTTGTTTTGCAGGATTGAAAAGCAAAGAAGATGATGTTAACGAAAGTATTTTAAGCCAGTTCGAGCAACATGCAAAAGTTCCGGTTATTTCTTTAGAATCTGCGACACGCCATCCTTTGCAAAGTTTGGCAGATTGTATTACGATTACAGAAAACTGGAAAGAAGAACATAAACCGAAAGTGGTTTTAACCTGGGCTCCTCATATTAAGCCGATTGCTCATGCGGTTGGAAACTCTTTTGCAGAATGGATGCAGGAGATGGATGTAGATTTTGTAATTACCAATCCTGAAGGATACGATTTGGATAAAAATTTTACAAAAAATGTAAAAGTCATTCATGATCAGGATGAAGCGTTGAAAGATGCAGATTTTATTTATGTGAAAAACTGGTCGTCTTTTGATGACTATGCAGCAATGCCGGAAGTGAAAGAAAGCTGGATGCTGACGAATGAAAAACTGGAACATACCAATCAGGCAAAAGTGATGCACTGTCTTCCGGTTCGCCGAAATGTGGAGTTGAGCGATGAAGTGATGGATGGAGAAAATTCTATCATTTATCAGCAGGCAAAAAACCGGATTTTCTCGGCTCAGGCAGTTTTCTCTGAAATTTTAGATGAACTGAATTCAAAATAA
- the argB gene encoding acetylglutamate kinase, with the protein MKEKLYIIKIGGALIDDEELLEQFLEQFADIQEKKILVHGGGKLATTLADKLGIEQKLINGRRITDKETLDIVAMVYAGGINKNIVAKLQQKKCKAIGFSGADANLIKATKREDEEIDFGFVGDITEKSINKKIISKLLKLELVPVFSAITHDKKGHLFNTNADTIASVIAQALSVKYDVELLYCFDKEGVLEDVDNPKSVIKNISEEEFSTLKDEGKLHKGILPKLENALGAVKNNVNKVFLIKETELKNHIEHHHAGTEICL; encoded by the coding sequence ATGAAAGAAAAATTATACATCATAAAAATAGGAGGTGCTTTAATTGATGATGAGGAATTATTGGAACAATTCTTAGAGCAGTTTGCCGATATTCAGGAAAAGAAAATTCTTGTTCATGGCGGAGGAAAACTAGCAACGACTTTAGCGGATAAATTAGGAATTGAGCAGAAACTGATCAATGGACGAAGAATTACCGATAAAGAAACTCTGGATATTGTAGCAATGGTATATGCAGGAGGAATCAACAAAAATATTGTGGCAAAACTTCAGCAGAAAAAATGCAAGGCAATCGGATTTTCAGGTGCTGATGCCAATCTGATTAAAGCGACAAAAAGAGAAGATGAGGAGATTGATTTTGGGTTTGTGGGAGATATCACTGAGAAAAGTATCAATAAAAAAATCATCTCAAAGCTGCTTAAACTTGAATTGGTTCCGGTGTTTTCAGCGATCACACACGATAAAAAAGGACATCTTTTTAATACCAATGCAGATACGATTGCTTCCGTAATTGCACAGGCTTTATCAGTAAAATATGATGTGGAATTATTGTATTGCTTCGATAAAGAAGGTGTTTTGGAAGATGTTGATAATCCAAAATCTGTTATCAAAAACATTTCGGAAGAAGAATTTTCAACCTTAAAAGATGAAGGAAAACTTCACAAAGGGATACTTCCTAAACTGGAAAATGCTCTTGGAGCGGTAAAAAATAATGTAAATAAGGTATTCTTAATCAAAGAAACCGAACTCAAAAATCATATAGAACACCACCATGCAGGAACTGAAATCTGTTTATAA
- a CDS encoding M20 family metallo-hydrolase translates to MQELKSVYNKEELLNNAVDLLKKLIEIPSFSKDEFNTSVEIENFFKKHQIPTKRFKNNIWAVNKNFDVFRPSILLNTHHDTVKPNKAYTLDPFLPIEKDGKLFGLGSNDAGASLVSMAQVFLHFYEKEDLQYNLVIALTAEEEISGLEGIEALFPQLPNVELAIVGEPTQMNLAIAEKGLLVIDGEMKGTPSHAAHPNNDNSIVKCMEDLQNILSFKFSKVSDYLGEVKVTLSGIHAGVQHNVVPESCTFTLDVRVTDEYSNKEAFEIIQSQMKSTLTARSFRLNSSKIEMDHPFVQAGLEIGRTTYGSPTSSDQAIIPCTSVKIGPGDSRRSHTADEFIFIEEIAEGIEIYIKILEKVL, encoded by the coding sequence ATGCAGGAACTGAAATCTGTTTATAATAAAGAAGAATTACTGAATAATGCAGTGGATTTGCTGAAAAAACTGATTGAAATTCCGTCATTCAGCAAAGATGAATTTAATACATCGGTGGAAATTGAAAACTTTTTCAAAAAACATCAGATTCCTACCAAACGTTTTAAAAATAATATCTGGGCGGTAAACAAAAATTTTGATGTTTTCAGGCCGTCGATTTTGCTGAATACACATCATGATACGGTAAAACCGAATAAAGCGTATACGCTGGATCCGTTTTTACCGATTGAAAAAGATGGGAAATTATTCGGATTGGGAAGTAATGATGCAGGAGCTTCTTTGGTTTCTATGGCGCAGGTTTTTTTACATTTTTATGAGAAAGAAGATTTACAATATAATTTAGTTATTGCTTTGACGGCAGAGGAGGAGATTTCGGGGCTTGAGGGAATCGAAGCTTTATTTCCGCAGCTTCCGAATGTGGAGCTCGCCATTGTAGGAGAACCAACGCAGATGAATCTGGCGATTGCGGAAAAAGGGCTTTTGGTTATTGACGGGGAAATGAAAGGAACTCCTTCTCACGCCGCTCATCCGAACAACGATAACTCGATTGTAAAATGTATGGAAGATCTTCAGAATATCTTAAGTTTTAAATTTTCAAAAGTTTCGGATTATTTGGGTGAGGTTAAAGTTACGCTGTCGGGAATTCATGCCGGAGTTCAGCATAATGTCGTTCCGGAGTCTTGTACTTTTACTTTAGATGTAAGAGTTACAGATGAATATTCCAATAAAGAAGCATTTGAAATCATCCAGTCACAGATGAAATCAACCTTAACGGCAAGGTCTTTCAGATTAAATTCTTCAAAAATTGAAATGGATCATCCATTTGTACAGGCAGGTTTGGAAATTGGAAGAACGACTTATGGTTCACCAACTTCATCTGATCAGGCAATCATTCCTTGTACGTCTGTGAAGATTGGTCCGGGTGACAGTAGGCGCTCTCATACAGCGGATGAATTTATTTTCATTGAAGAAATTGCGGAGGGAATTGAGATTTATATTAAGATTCTGGAGAAAGTTTTATAG
- the argH gene encoding argininosuccinate lyase → MKKIWQKDDNATNILVNQFTVGKDLDFDERLAKYDVKGSIAHCIMLAEVGIISNEESKQMLSVLEEILKDIENGTFEIDKNAEDIHSQVESVLIEKLGDTGKKIHTARSRNDQVLLDIKLYLVDEIRELTALTDEFFQILIKLAEQHKNVLLPGYTHLQIAMPSSFGLWFGAYAEALLDDVEMLFSVKNIINKNPLGSAAGYGSSFPIDRESTTYNLGFQSMNYNSVYAQMTRGKSEKMLSMAMATLAGTLGKFSYDVCLYLSQNFDFISFPKEFTTGSSIMPHKKNPDIFELVRARCNRIQSLPNEFILLTNNLPSGYHRDMQLTKEILFPAIDSLKECLEILNYTLPNIQVKDGILEDEKYKYLFSVEKINEEVKNGSSFRDAYIKVGQEIENNAFDFEIEDLNHTHQGSIGNLCLDKIEYQFNKLKNKLLG, encoded by the coding sequence ATGAAAAAAATATGGCAAAAAGACGATAATGCCACCAATATATTAGTTAATCAATTTACAGTCGGGAAGGATCTTGACTTTGATGAGCGTTTGGCGAAATACGATGTCAAAGGCTCGATAGCGCACTGTATCATGTTGGCAGAAGTCGGAATTATTTCCAATGAAGAATCGAAACAGATGTTGTCTGTTTTGGAAGAGATTTTAAAAGATATAGAGAACGGAACTTTTGAAATTGATAAAAATGCGGAAGATATTCATTCTCAGGTTGAATCTGTTTTAATTGAAAAATTAGGCGATACCGGAAAGAAAATTCATACGGCAAGATCTCGTAACGATCAGGTTTTATTAGATATTAAATTGTATCTGGTAGATGAGATCCGTGAATTGACCGCATTAACGGATGAATTTTTTCAGATATTAATCAAATTGGCGGAACAGCATAAAAATGTTTTGCTTCCGGGATATACGCATTTACAAATTGCAATGCCTTCATCGTTCGGATTATGGTTTGGAGCGTATGCAGAAGCGTTGTTGGATGATGTTGAAATGCTTTTCTCTGTTAAAAATATCATTAATAAAAATCCACTGGGTTCTGCGGCAGGTTATGGTTCATCTTTCCCGATTGACCGTGAGAGTACAACTTATAATTTAGGTTTCCAATCGATGAATTATAATTCGGTGTACGCTCAAATGACTCGTGGAAAGTCGGAGAAAATGTTGTCGATGGCAATGGCGACGTTGGCGGGAACTTTAGGTAAATTTTCTTACGATGTTTGCTTGTATTTAAGTCAGAATTTTGATTTTATCAGTTTTCCTAAAGAATTTACAACAGGAAGCAGCATTATGCCTCACAAGAAAAATCCAGATATTTTCGAGCTGGTTCGTGCACGTTGCAACAGAATTCAGTCGTTGCCGAATGAGTTTATCTTGTTAACAAATAACCTTCCTTCAGGCTATCACCGAGATATGCAGCTGACGAAAGAAATTCTTTTCCCTGCCATTGATTCATTAAAAGAATGTTTGGAAATTTTAAATTATACTTTACCGAATATTCAGGTGAAAGACGGAATTCTGGAGGATGAAAAGTACAAATATCTTTTCAGTGTCGAGAAAATTAATGAAGAAGTGAAAAACGGAAGCTCATTCCGTGATGCTTACATAAAAGTAGGGCAGGAGATTGAAAATAATGCGTTTGATTTTGAAATTGAAGATCTGAATCATACCCATCAGGGAAGTATCGGAAATTTGTGTCTGGATAAGATAGAATATCAGTTTAATAAACTGAAGAATAAATTATTGGGCTGA
- a CDS encoding Lrp/AsnC family transcriptional regulator yields MDLKDRMILSIIQEDSTYSVKEISEKIGLTFTPTYERIKQLEKQGIIEKYVGLLNREKLGLNIVVYCNVRLKEQSKKVLETFEKNIMQHDEVQEVTSLSGEYDYMLKIIAKDINSYNEFTVNVISNIPNIGQYHSSIVLHEVKKSTKFKIDLD; encoded by the coding sequence ATGGATTTAAAAGACAGGATGATTCTCAGTATTATTCAGGAAGACTCTACTTATTCGGTGAAAGAAATCTCAGAAAAGATAGGTCTTACCTTTACTCCGACATATGAGCGCATCAAACAGCTGGAGAAACAAGGAATTATTGAGAAATATGTAGGTCTTTTGAATCGTGAAAAACTGGGCTTGAATATTGTCGTTTACTGTAACGTCCGTCTGAAAGAACAATCTAAAAAAGTATTGGAAACGTTCGAGAAAAATATCATGCAGCATGATGAAGTTCAGGAAGTCACAAGTCTTTCAGGCGAATACGATTATATGCTTAAAATTATCGCTAAAGATATTAATTCTTATAATGAATTTACCGTCAACGTGATTTCAAACATTCCTAATATCGGGCAATATCACAGTTCTATCGTGCTTCACGAAGTAAAAAAATCTACTAAGTTTAAAATTGATCTGGATTAA
- a CDS encoding aspartate carbamoyltransferase catalytic subunit: MFTITELSTERINSIVTEALAFANGKTAKIEGEVFCSNLFFEDSTRTKTSFDIAERKLGLQVVPFDASHSSVNKGESLYDTVKTIESLGVNLVVIRDKKDRYFDELKNINIPVINGGDGTGNHPSQCMLDLMTIYQEFGKFEGLKVGIVGDVKHSRVANSNAEALRRLGAKVYFSGPEQWFDEGALINGTYLSVDELIAEVDVLMLLRIQHERHDAKMSFSASDYHRKYGLTKEREQAMKKEAIIMHPAPINRGVEIDTGLVECERSRVFKQMQNGVFARMAILKEALEKKGYTFKSL; the protein is encoded by the coding sequence ATGTTTACCATTACAGAACTAAGCACCGAGAGGATCAACAGTATAGTAACAGAAGCATTGGCTTTTGCAAACGGAAAAACCGCCAAAATTGAAGGAGAAGTTTTTTGCTCCAATCTTTTCTTCGAAGACAGTACAAGAACGAAAACAAGTTTTGATATTGCCGAAAGAAAACTAGGTTTACAGGTCGTTCCTTTTGATGCTTCTCACAGTTCTGTAAATAAAGGTGAAAGTCTTTACGACACGGTAAAAACAATTGAAAGTCTGGGAGTAAACCTTGTGGTGATCAGAGATAAGAAAGACAGATATTTTGATGAATTAAAAAATATAAACATTCCTGTCATCAACGGGGGAGACGGAACAGGGAATCACCCATCCCAATGTATGCTTGATTTAATGACGATCTATCAGGAATTCGGAAAATTTGAAGGCTTAAAAGTAGGAATTGTAGGCGATGTAAAACACAGCAGAGTAGCCAATTCAAATGCAGAAGCATTAAGAAGATTAGGAGCGAAAGTATATTTTTCAGGACCGGAACAATGGTTTGATGAAGGCGCTTTAATCAACGGAACCTACCTTAGTGTAGATGAATTAATTGCTGAGGTAGATGTGTTGATGTTATTGAGAATTCAGCACGAAAGACACGATGCAAAAATGAGTTTCTCCGCTTCAGATTACCATAGAAAATATGGGTTGACAAAAGAAAGAGAACAAGCCATGAAAAAAGAAGCGATCATCATGCATCCGGCTCCTATTAACAGAGGAGTAGAGATTGATACAGGCTTGGTGGAATGCGAACGTTCAAGGGTTTTCAAACAAATGCAGAACGGTGTTTTCGCAAGAATGGCAATTTTAAAGGAGGCTCTGGAGAAAAAAGGATATACTTTTAAATCATTGTAA